The Nostoc sp. PCC 7524 nucleotide sequence TGAGTGGGGTAGGTGCAATTTGAGCTGCATTTTCATAATGGGTTATGGCAGCATTAATTTTACCTAAGCCTCTAGCAGTATTACCAAGAGAAAATTCTGTCAGACTGATTTCTAAAGGCAGTTGGAGACTTTGAGCAATTTTCCTACTTTGTTGTAAATTTTTCCAAGACTCCTCTAAATCACCTAATTGTTGCTGCACATTCCCCAGAGAACGCAACGCCGTCACTTTTGCCAGTGAGTCAGGTTGAGTTTGCAACTGTTGAGAAACTTCTTTCAATATATTTAAGCTACGGCGGTAAAAACCTGAAACTCTCAGAGCTTGTGCTTGGTTAATACGACTGCGCGTCACTCCGTCCTGATTTCCTAATCGCTTCCAGATTTGCTCCGCTTGTTGTGATGTTTGCAAAGATACATCAGCCTGCCCTTGGGACAGTTGCAGTCCACTTTGAACATCAAGAGTATTACCTAGAACTTCTAGTAATTCTGACTTAGGATTGTTGACATTTAACTTTTGATTGCTCTCATCCCAACCTAGTAGATTTAAGCTACTATCAATAGCTGTTGTAGCTTCTTGCCATGAACCAAGTTGCTGGAATGCTAGAGAAAGATTCGTTAATGCTACAGCTTGTGCGAATTTATTGTCTTCTCGTTGATATATGCGAACAGCTTGTTGGAGAACTGTTACACCTTCGCTAAACCGTCCAGCTTGATAAAAAGCTTCTCCTTGCTCAAGAAGTTGCTGTGCTGTGGCGATTGGAGATTTAGTAGTTTGGGTGTGAAAATTGTCTAATAAATTCGTCTGGGGTTGTTTGGCGTAGGTGTTGGGGATAATAACCAGGGAAAAAGCAAGACTAAATAAGACTATATGAGTCACCACCAATCTCAACAGTCGCTTTGTTATCTGAAGCTTTTGCATATATCACACCTTACTGAGACACGCGACAAAAAGTTGGTGTTTAGCAATTTAATTAGGAAACTTGCGCCACACGCTCCATATTGTTACTACCATCCACTACACAGCCACCGACTTACTTATATAAGTGAGCATAGTAGCAAATTAGAACTGTTGAATCAAGTGAATAAAATTAACTCACTGCTACCAATCAATAATCAGGAAGGTTAACAAAGCTCAAAACCTCTAATGCTAACGGTGAATAAAACTAACTCACTGCTACCAATTAAAAAGTAGAGGAAAAGCCAACGAGCTTCCCTGCGGATAAACATCTCACCTGAAATTAAGGAGAAAAAGAATGTCCAATATCAAAATCAAGGTTCAAATCTTCAACAATATCCCTGGTATTGAAGACCTTACAAATCAAAATGCTGCTGCTGTTTCTGGTGGTTCTAGTGGTTTTATGGGTGGGAGACAGTCTCATAATTACCATTACAGAAGAAGATCAGATCAGCAGCATTTCAGTGCTTTAAGTGCTGCTCTCCATCGTCGTGGTTTAAGGCTTCCTTCCTCCTTAACCCTCTTAAGCCGGTTTCCACATTTTTTCCCTCGATAACTAAGCTCAAAGCCTCTGATGTTAACAGTGAATAAAATCAACTCACTGCTACCAAATAAAAATTAGAGGACAAGCCAACAAGCTTACCTTCAGTTAAAACTCTCATCTAAACTCTCATCTGAAATTAAGGAGAAAAATAATGTCTAACATCAACACAACATCTCAAGTATTAAACAACATTGCTGGGGTCGAAGACCTTAATAATGAACAAGCAGAGGCTATCTCAGCAGGTGGTTGGTTGGGTATGGGTCTTACTACTTTAGCTCGACTAGGTTATGCGACGTATAATTACTTCACCTGGAAACCATCTAGATCTACACTCAATAGATGGAAAAGAAACCCCAATACAATGGTTCGTGACTTTGGTGCAAAAGTATTATTTGGTGCGCCTTTGTAAATTCACCAAATTGGAGAGAAGGGAAAGCACAGCCATTTATCTAAATTTAGGCTCTGTCAGACTTCGGCTGCTCTGACGATGGCGTAAGCCTACCCGCAGGGTACTTATCTCCTACAACTGTAGAGACGTTGCATACAACGTCTCTACATATTCCCCTACAAAGCATCAAATACTATCACCTAATTATGAAATACCAAACTGTCCTCCAACATAATGAAGAAGATTGTGGAGCAGCTTGCATTGCCACTATAGCCAAACATTACGGACACACATTTAGCATACATCGAGTGCGGGAAGCGGTAGGTACGGGTTCACGGGGAACTACTTTATTAGGTTTGAACCGGGGAGCGGAAGCTTTAGGATTTAATACTCGCCAAGTCAAAGCAAATGAGGAATTTCTCAACTCTTTGCATAATGCTCCTTTACCTGCAATTATTCATTGGAAAGGCTATCACTGGGTAGTTTTATATGGGCAGAAAGGCAGAAAATATGTAATTGCTGACCCTGGTGTTGGTATTCTTTACCTTACCCGTGAAGAACTACTTGAGGGTTGGAGTAATGGCATTATGTTGTTACTGGTACCGGATGAGATTCGCTTTACTGAGCAGCCAGAGGATCAAATTAACGGATTCAAGAGATTTTTAGCACGAGTTTGGCCTTATCGGTTGATTTTAGCTCAAGCGATCGCTATTAACTTTGCAGTGGGTTTGCTTTCTTTGACTTCCCCCATTATGATGCAAATCCTCACGGATGATGTATTAGTACGGGGAGATATGCAATTACTTAAAACTGTGGCTATTGGGGTAATTGCTATGAATTTAATTAAAAGCACTATTGGTTTGGTGCAGTCGCACTTGATTGGTCATTTTGGACAGCGATTGCAATTAGGTTTAGTTCTAGAATATGGCCGCAAACTCTTACATTTACCCCTTTCTTATTTTGAAGGAAGACGTAGTGGGGAAGTAGTTAGTCGCATAAATGATGTTGATGCTGTCAATAAATTAGTTTCAGAAATTGTTCTTGGTTTACCGAGTCAATTTTTTATTGCCTTAGTATCTTTGGGCTTTATGCTGTTTTATAGTTGGCAATTAACTTTAGCCTCAATTTTCGCATTTATTTTGGTAACAGCTATCAACTTGCTATTCTTGCCAGCACTACATCAACAAAGTCGTAAAGAAATTATTTTAGGAACAGAAAATCAAGGTTTTCTTGTAGAAACTTTTCATGGAGTCCAGGTACTAAAAACAAATCAAGCTGCGCCCCAAGCTTGGCAAGAATACCAAGCTAATTACGGTCGGATGGCTAACTTGGGATGGAAATCAATGAAATTACAACTTTATAGTAGTACAATTACTGATTTTTTCTCAACATTAACTAATATTAGTGTTCTTTGGCTAGGCAGTTTTTTAGTAATTAATAATACCTTATCTATCGGGCAATTGTTGGCTTTTCATGGAATGAGCGAAAACTTTATGCAATTTCTGAGTTCAATTATTCAGTTATTTGATGAATTTGTAACCGCTCGTATTTCTGTCCAACGTCTGATAGAAGTTATCGATACTCCCCCAGAAAGTGAAAATGACTTTAAAAAACCTTGGGCAGAAATTTCTGGCAGTGCAGATATTACTTGTTCTCAACTTAATTTTCATCATCCTGGTAGAGTTGACTTATTAGAAGATTTTTCTTTAACTATTCCTGGTGGTAAAGTTATAGCCTTAATCGGTCACTCTGGTTGCGGTAAAAGCTCTCTTGCTAAATTAATTACTGGGTTATATCAAGTCCAATCTGGTAATATTCGCTATGGATTATATAATCAGCAAGATTTATCTTTAGAATGTTTACGACAGCAAGTTATATTAGTTCCCCAAGAACCTCACTTTTGGAGTCGTTCAATTATTGATAATTTTCGCTTCAGTTATTCCAATATTAGTTTTGAACAAATAGTTAAAGCTTGTCAAATTGCTGGTGCAGATGAATTTATCAGCAAATTACCGGATAAATATCAAACTGTTTTAGGTGAATTTGGTGCCAACCTTTCTGGAGGACAACGGCAGAGATTAGCTATAGCAAGAGCAATTGTTACTGACCCATCTATATTAATTTTAGATGAATCTACAGGCGCTCTTGACCCTGTAAGTGAAACTCAAGTTTTGGATAGATTACTTTATCACCGTCAAGGCAAAACAACAATTATGATTAGCCATCGTCCTAAAGTTATTCAACGTGCTGATTGGATTGTATTGCTAGAAAATGGCAGATTAAAAAGTCAAGGTACTCCCGATGAATTACGTCATATTCCTGGAGAACATTTAAGTTTTATCGACGATATTTATACTTATAACAATGGTTTTAAATCTTCTTTGCTTATTCGTAAATAGTTAATCTATATAAATAGTTAGCACGTATGGTCAGCAACTCTCAAACAAATTTTTTACCTTCAGTTCAGGAAAACGAGTTTCTCCCACCAATTAGCCGTTGGACTACATTTGGGGGACTATTTATCCTTTTTGTACTGTCTTTAGCTGTTCCCATAGCTTCAGTTGTGAAATATAAAGTTACTGTCAAAGGAGAAGCAGTTGTTCGTCCTGTGGGTGAATTACGAATTGTTCAAGCTGCGACAGAAGGACAAGTAATGCAGATTTACGTCCAAGAAAATCAAAAGCTGCAAAAAGGAGATAAAATTGCCAATCTTGACGACTCTCGACTGCAAACCAAAAAAAAGCAGCTGCGAACGAATATTCAACAAGCTCGGTTACAACTATTGCCAATCCTGGCTCAAATTAATGCCCTAGATAGTCAAATTCGAGCCGAAAGCGATCGCACTCATCGAATTATCGCTGCTGCTCAAGCTGAACTCAAGGGACGCGATCGCGCTCATCAAGAAAAAAAGATTGCCAGTATCACCGAACTCCAAGAAGCAGAAGCCAATGTCAAAATAGCTCAGTCAGAATTAAATGCTGGAAAGGCGCAGTTACAATCGGCACTAGCTAACTTACACGCGACTGAGGCATCTTGGAGAACAGCAACATCAAGGCGGAACCGATATGAAAGCGTCGCCAAAGAAGGGGCATTATCCCGCGATCAACTTGAGGAAGCACAATTAGGTGTGAAGCAGCAGGAGCAAGCTGTACAGGCGCAAAAAGCTACCGTTAAGGCACAAGAAAAAACTATTGAGCGGCTCAAACAAGCTGTTTTAGGGGCTATTGCCAAACGCGATCGCGCTCAAGCTGCTCTGAATCCCAGTCATGCAGAGATAGCAATTGCAACTGAACGTATTGCTCAAGAAAAAGCTTCTGGGCAAGTGAATCAAGCAACTTTAGAAAGGGAACGTCAAGGACTTCTCAAACAAAAAATTGAAACAAGAAAACAATTAGAGCGTGAAGAAAGCGAACTTAAACAAGTTGAAATCGACTTGCAGCAAACCACTATTACCGCTACAGCAGACGGGATCATTTCCCGACTCAATTTGAGAAACCCCGGCCAAACTCTCCGCGCAGGGGAAGAAGTTGTGCAGATCGTTCCCAGTCATGCGCCTTTAGTGATTAAAGCAGCTGTAGGTTCTGGAGAAAAAGGTAAGATAAAAGTCGGTCAAAAAGTGCAAATTCGAGTCACAGCTTGCCCTTATCCTGATTATGGTACTCTCAAAGGCGAAGTTAAGGCGATCGCTCCCGATACGGTGAACTCGCCCAAAAACGATGCCAATGGTGATATCAAATCTACCTCCAAAGCAACTGCTGTAGGTGCTGTTTACGAAGTCACAATTGAGCCAGAAACTTTGACTTTAGGTCACACTACCAAGAGATGCCAAATCCAATTGGGTATGGATGGCAGAGTTGATATTATTACCCACGAAGAAACCGTACTACAATTCTTACTCCGTAAGGCCAGGTTAATCACAGATTTTTGACATACTCCCCCGAATAGAAACGGGGGAGTGCGTCAAGATACAGGACAGGAAGCAGGTGTTTGCCAAGGGCTGTGAGGCTTCAATGCAGGAACTTGCGCCACCAGTTCCACATTTCCATTACCATCCACCACCCAGCCAGCAACTTCCACAATTGCAGTTGCTGCTGCAACTTTGGGAGTAGTTGAGACTGCTGTTGCTGGGGGCGTAATTTTTGTTGTCGCTGAATTTTCTGGTTGTGGTCTAAATCTCACCCAAGCTGAGAGGGTGCTAGCATCTTGCAATGGTTCAGCCGGACTCATGGGTAATCCGCCGCGTCCTGTAGCCACAAAAGTATTCTGGAATTGCTCAGTTCCTGGAGTGCAAGCATTGGCAATTTGCCGAGAAGCATCAACTAGATTGATGGGTAGTTCCACTAAGCCGCGACTGGGATCTACGTCAGGCGGAGTAATTTCTATGTTGCCACTCAAATCAGGTGTCGCACCTTTGGCAGTCATGTCACTTGTGTTTGGGGATGGTTCTTGTCTAGACTGAATGCCAAAGATACCAGCAGCATTCCTGATAGTCACATTCCCACCACGAAAGTTTTCCGAATCAGCGCGAATGTCGCTATTTTCCTGGGGGACAGCAACAATAAAACCATTTTTCGTATCGATATTAATATTGCCACCAGTAATATCGTTGCCACTGGCGTTAGTCGTGATACTGCTACCTCGACGTAATAATAGTAGAGGTGAGTTGAGAAAGATATTTCCCCCACCACCCCTAGTATCAGCACGAATTTTTCCTTGGTTATCTAAAAGAATAGAATTAGCGTCAACTGTTAATGCACCTGCTTTCCCTGAACCTACACTACTGACTGTGATTTGTGCGCCATCCCTGACTGTTAGCTTTCCTGTCTCTAGAGTTAAGTCGCCGCCTGTACCGCTACCTGTAGTTTCAGCTGAGATGATAGAACCATTACCAGTAATAGTGATGGACTCAGGGGCTTTTACCGTCAATGTTCCACCTTGGCCACTACTCAAAGTAGATGCTGATATCTGCGCTCCATCTTCTAAATTAACCAGCAAACTCTGCCCATTATTTAGGGGTTGAATAGTCAGGTTGCCCGCCTTGGCTGAACTGAGGGTTTGAGCGAATAGTCCACTATCAGCACCAAGTTGCATTTCTTGGACGTTGACTGCAATATCACCAGCATTTCCACTACCAGAAGTAGAAGTCAGTAATTTACCCCCAGTTGTTGTTTGAAAAATCTCGGCATTGACTGTAATATTACCACCTTGAGAATTAGTCTGAGTTGTAGCATCCACAACAGCATGATCAACTACGCTCAGATTAGCGGTTGTCAGATTGATGTTGCCACCAGAACCAATGTCAGTAGAGCCTGTATTACCCAATAAATTATTATCGCCACCACTACTGGAGCGTAACGCACTACCAGCACCAGAGATATTAACTTGCTTGGTAGCATTGACGGTAATTTCTCCCGCTTTTCCCTGTCCGAGTGTCTGGGTTTGTACAATTCCGCCATTTGTGACATCAAGGGAACGAGCTTGCAAGTCAATTTTGCCACTATCTCCCCTTGCGCCTCCTGCCACCCCGCTTAATATTGAGCCATTGTCAACTAAAATGGAATCAGCTTTGATAGAGATGTCACCTGCATTGCTACCTTGTCCGAATGTGGTAGTGGCGATCGCTCCTCCATCTTTAACAATTAACCTCCCAGTCTCAATTATCAGATTGCCGGCGTTGCCAGTAGAGCCAATGGTTGCCTGAGTGAACACACCACTAGGAAATGTCGTTCCATCTGCCGTAGGATTTGGAGGATTAATACTGGTAGGAATATAACCAAATGGAGAACTACCAGCAGGTATTCCACTTAATCTAGTTACGTTAAATAATATACTAGGTTGATTACTCGTTGCTCCACTTACTTCTATCAAGTTAGTGGCATTAAGATGAATATTTCCACCTGTTCCACCGCTAAAAGTAGAAGCAGATATTTGAGCGCCATTGTCTAGGGAAATTGCAGGAGCAGTAATTTGAATATCTCCCCCCCTACCAGAGCCAAAGGTATTACTGGCAATGCCTTTAGGGTTGCCATTTTCATAGGCACCAAAAATAAAAGGCGCATTACTAGCGATCGTAATATTTCCTGAACCCAGCGTCCCTACTGAATAAATAGAGCCTGTATCAATCCTATCTTTGGCTTGCAGGCTAATTGTACCTCCCTGAGCTGCATTCCCATAATCAGAGTATGAGAAAGAGTTTAAATTGCCTGTAGTAATGCTGCCATTGAAGGAGTTTATAGTGATTAAGCCCCCATTTCCGGCTTTGCCCAAACTAGATTGTGAGTAAGAGTCCAAATTAGCAAGAATCTCGATATTACTATCTGCTTCAAGGCTAATTACTCCTCCATCTCCTGCTGTACCCTGATTAGAAAACGATAGAGAACCCGAAGCACCAAGAATTGCTACACTGCCATTTTTCGCTGCCAAGCTAACTGCACCGCCATCACCGGCTTGATTACCATTAACTGATCGTGAGGTAGAGAAAAAACCACCTAGGGGATTGCCCTCCACAAAACTTCCGATGTTAATGTTGCCATTCCAGGAAATCACATTGATTACACCACCATTTCCGGCAATGCCACGATTAGACTCTGAACCAGAGTCCAATGTTTGGGTAATATTAATATCTTTAGCAGCTTCAATATTAATCCTACCTCCGTTGCCTGCTGTGCCAAAAGTAGACTCTGAGGATGAATTCAAAACACCTGTAAAAAATATCCCTGTGAAAGTACCTATATCAATACTGCCATTAAAAGAAATTAGGTTTATAGCTCCGC carries:
- a CDS encoding peptidase domain-containing ABC transporter, producing MKYQTVLQHNEEDCGAACIATIAKHYGHTFSIHRVREAVGTGSRGTTLLGLNRGAEALGFNTRQVKANEEFLNSLHNAPLPAIIHWKGYHWVVLYGQKGRKYVIADPGVGILYLTREELLEGWSNGIMLLLVPDEIRFTEQPEDQINGFKRFLARVWPYRLILAQAIAINFAVGLLSLTSPIMMQILTDDVLVRGDMQLLKTVAIGVIAMNLIKSTIGLVQSHLIGHFGQRLQLGLVLEYGRKLLHLPLSYFEGRRSGEVVSRINDVDAVNKLVSEIVLGLPSQFFIALVSLGFMLFYSWQLTLASIFAFILVTAINLLFLPALHQQSRKEIILGTENQGFLVETFHGVQVLKTNQAAPQAWQEYQANYGRMANLGWKSMKLQLYSSTITDFFSTLTNISVLWLGSFLVINNTLSIGQLLAFHGMSENFMQFLSSIIQLFDEFVTARISVQRLIEVIDTPPESENDFKKPWAEISGSADITCSQLNFHHPGRVDLLEDFSLTIPGGKVIALIGHSGCGKSSLAKLITGLYQVQSGNIRYGLYNQQDLSLECLRQQVILVPQEPHFWSRSIIDNFRFSYSNISFEQIVKACQIAGADEFISKLPDKYQTVLGEFGANLSGGQRQRLAIARAIVTDPSILILDESTGALDPVSETQVLDRLLYHRQGKTTIMISHRPKVIQRADWIVLLENGRLKSQGTPDELRHIPGEHLSFIDDIYTYNNGFKSSLLIRK
- a CDS encoding HlyD family efflux transporter periplasmic adaptor subunit; this translates as MVSNSQTNFLPSVQENEFLPPISRWTTFGGLFILFVLSLAVPIASVVKYKVTVKGEAVVRPVGELRIVQAATEGQVMQIYVQENQKLQKGDKIANLDDSRLQTKKKQLRTNIQQARLQLLPILAQINALDSQIRAESDRTHRIIAAAQAELKGRDRAHQEKKIASITELQEAEANVKIAQSELNAGKAQLQSALANLHATEASWRTATSRRNRYESVAKEGALSRDQLEEAQLGVKQQEQAVQAQKATVKAQEKTIERLKQAVLGAIAKRDRAQAALNPSHAEIAIATERIAQEKASGQVNQATLERERQGLLKQKIETRKQLEREESELKQVEIDLQQTTITATADGIISRLNLRNPGQTLRAGEEVVQIVPSHAPLVIKAAVGSGEKGKIKVGQKVQIRVTACPYPDYGTLKGEVKAIAPDTVNSPKNDANGDIKSTSKATAVGAVYEVTIEPETLTLGHTTKRCQIQLGMDGRVDIITHEETVLQFLLRKARLITDF
- a CDS encoding two-partner secretion domain-containing protein; the encoded protein is MSSKAMRLDWLQGLGIAIASVVALYANSSVAQITPDGTLPNNSSVTLEGNTINIQGGTTRGANLFHSFQDFSVPTGFETLFNNSADIQNIIGRVTGSSISHIDGLIKANSTANLFLINPNGFIFGENARLDIRGSFFATSANSMKFPDGSEFSATNPQAPPLLTVNVTPGLQYGASQVGAMITNRGNLTPQQDLTLVADTLDLQGQLKAGRNITLIGNQAINLKTNLTLNPSNDDSIGKVSLTTTSGDVTTKAITTNGGAIEINSAGAIKTQTLDTRNEANHGGAIALTANDSIKTGDLLSYSYSVSQDTKQGGEITLVAKGGSITTGIVDSSSDSRSGNAKDGGRIVLSANDSIKTGDLFSYSYSRVGSAGNGGAIDFQTNNSIHTGDLFSYSDSRVGSEGNGGAINFQANDSIKTGDLFSYSYSRVGSAGNGGVITFTGLDNITTGDLLSYSYSQSGSAGNGGLIAINSNGEIYSGYLDSSSESTAGTAGNGGSISLSARNNINTTGGLLSQSISRVGTKGNGGAINLISFNGSIDIGTFTGIFFTGVLNSSSESTFGTAGNGGRINIEAAKDINITQTLDSGSESNRGIAGNGGVINVISWNGNINIGSFVEGNPLGGFFSTSRSVNGNQAGDGGAVSLAAKNGSVAILGASGSLSFSNQGTAGDGGVISLEADSNIEILANLDSYSQSSLGKAGNGGLITINSFNGSITTGNLNSFSYSDYGNAAQGGTISLQAKDRIDTGSIYSVGTLGSGNITIASNAPFIFGAYENGNPKGIASNTFGSGRGGDIQITAPAISLDNGAQISASTFSGGTGGNIHLNATNLIEVSGATSNQPSILFNVTRLSGIPAGSSPFGYIPTSINPPNPTADGTTFPSGVFTQATIGSTGNAGNLIIETGRLIVKDGGAIATTTFGQGSNAGDISIKADSILVDNGSILSGVAGGARGDSGKIDLQARSLDVTNGGIVQTQTLGQGKAGEITVNATKQVNISGAGSALRSSSGGDNNLLGNTGSTDIGSGGNINLTTANLSVVDHAVVDATTQTNSQGGNITVNAEIFQTTTGGKLLTSTSGSGNAGDIAVNVQEMQLGADSGLFAQTLSSAKAGNLTIQPLNNGQSLLVNLEDGAQISASTLSSGQGGTLTVKAPESITITGNGSIISAETTGSGTGGDLTLETGKLTVRDGAQITVSSVGSGKAGALTVDANSILLDNQGKIRADTRGGGGNIFLNSPLLLLRRGSSITTNASGNDITGGNINIDTKNGFIVAVPQENSDIRADSENFRGGNVTIRNAAGIFGIQSRQEPSPNTSDMTAKGATPDLSGNIEITPPDVDPSRGLVELPINLVDASRQIANACTPGTEQFQNTFVATGRGGLPMSPAEPLQDASTLSAWVRFRPQPENSATTKITPPATAVSTTPKVAAATAIVEVAGWVVDGNGNVELVAQVPALKPHSPWQTPASCPVS